In the genome of bacterium, one region contains:
- a CDS encoding DEAD/DEAH box helicase, translating into MLQTTNSNGFDNLGIAPKLLDILRNNKIVTPTPIQMQSIPSAITGKDLMGIAQTGTGKTFAFGIPMIQRLAQSGGKSRGLVVLPTRELALQVNDSLKKIGGPLGLKTAILIGGEAMGRQLRALKARPHIIIATPGRLIDHIEQKTVNLSSTDILVLDEADRMLDMGFAPQIKKILETIPKKRQTLLFSATMPDSIVKIANSYMMMPLRVEVAPAGSAVNSVSQEIFFLERKDKGPMLKKILDQYNGSVLVFSRTKHGAKKIARDIRNYHVTATEIHSDRSLNQRLDALNGFKLGKYRVLVATDIAARGIDVTGIQLVVNYDLPDHAEDYVHRIGRTGRAKSTGHAISFATHDQRRDVTTIERLIRKTLPVSKTPALENLQKGESDSRPTFTRQNNNRAGRSAGRPSGYQPSGQSANRPTRSASDKRNKRDFGKRKKYSEYERGRKPAPASLKKISSNSSPFYISKKYTSDDE; encoded by the coding sequence ATGTTACAAACCACAAATAGCAATGGATTCGATAATCTCGGCATAGCACCCAAGCTGCTCGATATACTGCGCAACAATAAAATAGTTACCCCAACCCCGATTCAAATGCAATCCATCCCCTCTGCTATAACCGGCAAAGACTTGATGGGAATCGCTCAGACCGGAACAGGGAAGACTTTTGCCTTCGGCATTCCTATGATCCAGCGCCTGGCCCAAAGCGGCGGCAAAAGCCGCGGCTTAGTTGTTTTACCTACTCGAGAACTAGCACTTCAGGTAAATGATTCACTTAAAAAGATTGGCGGGCCATTAGGATTGAAAACAGCCATTCTCATTGGCGGCGAGGCAATGGGCCGTCAGCTGCGCGCGTTAAAAGCCCGTCCGCATATCATTATTGCTACCCCAGGGCGCTTGATCGACCACATTGAACAGAAAACAGTAAATCTTTCTTCTACTGATATTCTAGTTTTGGACGAAGCAGACCGCATGCTCGACATGGGATTCGCTCCTCAAATCAAAAAGATTTTAGAGACCATCCCTAAAAAGCGCCAAACACTGCTCTTCTCTGCAACCATGCCGGACAGCATTGTTAAGATTGCGAACTCATATATGATGATGCCGCTGCGCGTAGAAGTAGCCCCAGCCGGCAGCGCTGTTAATTCTGTATCTCAAGAAATCTTTTTCTTAGAACGCAAAGACAAAGGCCCGATGCTAAAGAAAATTTTGGACCAATATAACGGCAGCGTTCTAGTCTTTTCCCGCACAAAGCACGGGGCAAAGAAAATTGCTAGAGACATTCGCAACTACCATGTGACTGCAACGGAAATTCATTCCGACAGATCTCTTAACCAGAGACTCGATGCTCTAAATGGATTCAAATTGGGCAAATACAGAGTTTTAGTAGCAACCGACATCGCAGCCCGGGGTATTGACGTTACTGGTATTCAGTTAGTAGTAAATTACGACCTGCCTGATCATGCCGAAGATTATGTTCATCGTATAGGACGCACTGGCCGAGCCAAGTCCACCGGACACGCCATTTCTTTTGCGACCCATGATCAACGCCGAGATGTTACCACCATAGAACGATTGATCCGCAAAACCTTGCCCGTATCCAAGACCCCTGCACTAGAAAATCTTCAAAAAGGCGAGAGCGATTCGAGACCGACTTTTACCAGACAAAATAATAACCGCGCAGGCCGATCAGCTGGTCGTCCATCTGGATACCAACCAAGTGGACAATCAGCTAACCGACCAACGCGGTCAGCATCTGACAAACGAAACAAGCGAGATTTTGGAAAGAGGAAGAAATATTCAGAGTATGAACGCGGCCGTAAACCGGCCCCAGCTTCGCTCAAGAAAATTTCCTCCAACAGCAGCCCATTCTATATTTCTAAAAAATATACCAGCGACGACGAATAA
- a CDS encoding ABC transporter ATP-binding protein — protein sequence MKLLINYLKNYKGLVAGALFLAAINQIFSLLDPQIFRILIDRYANRFAELTAREYLEGVGLLLLATMGVAFVSRVAKSFQDYYTNVITQRLGARMYNDSVTHSFSLPFAVFEDQRSGEFLSKLQAARNDAQKLIGLSINILFFTLVGVVFVLIYAFIVHWSIGLVYLLTMPALGIITFWITGRIKTAQTEIVTETQALAGSTTETLRNVELVKSLGLEQQEINRLNKTNEKILALELKKVRLIRAYSFIQGTLINAMRMGIMLLMLWLIYTRQITLGEFFSLLFYSFFIFNPLSMLGDVSTSYQETRASLEKLDEILKQNREKHASNPKPITDIKSISFEKVSFGYQSGTDDALQNIDLNIEAGKTVAFVGPSGSGKSTTVKLIVGLYHPTAGKVKFNDISGEEIDLIALRNRIGLVAQETQLFAGTIRENLLFVRPDATDIEAIDALKAASATSLIERGEKGLDTKIGEGGLKLSGGEKQRLAIARALLRNPDILIFDEATSSLDSITEESITTTIKEIEKTHPHLIRILIAHRLSTVIHADTIYVLEKGQLVEQGTHDELLKRNGLYSALWRQQIASK from the coding sequence ATGAAGCTACTTATAAATTATTTGAAAAATTATAAAGGCTTGGTTGCTGGCGCGCTTTTTCTGGCCGCCATCAATCAGATTTTTTCCCTACTAGATCCGCAAATCTTCCGAATCTTAATCGACCGTTATGCCAACCGGTTTGCAGAACTAACTGCACGAGAATATTTAGAGGGAGTCGGTCTTTTACTGCTTGCCACAATGGGAGTGGCTTTCGTCTCGCGAGTTGCAAAAAGCTTTCAAGACTACTACACCAACGTAATTACACAAAGACTGGGCGCGCGCATGTACAATGACAGCGTTACCCACTCCTTCTCGCTACCTTTCGCGGTATTCGAGGACCAGCGCAGCGGCGAATTTTTATCCAAACTGCAGGCTGCTCGCAACGACGCGCAAAAGCTCATTGGCTTGTCTATCAATATTCTGTTCTTTACCCTCGTCGGTGTGGTGTTTGTATTGATTTATGCCTTCATCGTCCACTGGAGCATCGGGTTGGTTTATCTCCTCACCATGCCAGCACTTGGGATTATTACTTTCTGGATTACCGGAAGAATCAAAACGGCCCAGACAGAGATAGTAACAGAGACCCAGGCTTTAGCCGGAAGCACGACAGAAACCCTACGCAATGTGGAATTAGTAAAAAGTCTTGGCCTGGAACAGCAAGAAATTAACCGTCTCAACAAAACCAACGAAAAGATACTTGCTTTAGAGCTCAAAAAGGTGCGCCTGATCCGCGCCTACAGCTTTATCCAGGGAACATTAATCAACGCGATGCGCATGGGCATCATGCTGCTAATGCTTTGGCTGATATATACCCGCCAAATTACTTTAGGTGAATTCTTTAGCTTGCTATTCTACTCCTTCTTCATTTTCAATCCATTATCCATGCTTGGCGATGTTTCCACCAGCTACCAAGAAACCAGAGCCAGTCTAGAAAAGCTTGATGAAATTCTAAAACAAAACAGAGAGAAGCATGCTTCTAATCCAAAACCGATCACAGATATAAAATCTATTTCCTTCGAAAAAGTTTCTTTCGGTTACCAGTCGGGAACTGACGACGCGCTGCAAAACATTGACCTTAATATCGAAGCCGGAAAAACCGTTGCATTTGTAGGGCCAAGCGGCAGCGGCAAAAGCACTACGGTTAAATTAATCGTTGGACTGTACCACCCTACCGCCGGTAAAGTTAAATTCAACGATATCTCCGGCGAAGAAATCGACCTTATCGCCCTACGCAATCGTATTGGCCTGGTAGCCCAGGAAACACAGTTGTTTGCCGGCACTATTCGTGAAAATCTCTTGTTCGTTCGCCCCGACGCTACAGACATCGAAGCAATAGACGCACTTAAGGCAGCTAGCGCCACTAGTTTAATAGAGCGTGGTGAAAAAGGCTTAGATACTAAGATCGGCGAAGGCGGACTAAAGCTTTCTGGCGGAGAAAAGCAACGCTTAGCGATTGCCCGGGCTTTACTGCGAAACCCGGATATTTTGATCTTTGACGAAGCAACCTCGAGCCTCGATTCCATAACCGAAGAATCAATCACCACGACCATTAAAGAAATAGAAAAGACCCACCCTCATTTGATACGCATACTTATCGCTCATCGTCTTTCTACAGTTATTCATGCTGACACAATTTATGTGTTGGAAAAGGGTCAATTAGTTGAACAAGGCACTCATGACGAGCTGCTTAAAAGGAATGGCCTTTACTCCGCTTTATGGCGGCAGCAAATTGCCAGTAAATAG
- a CDS encoding FAD-binding oxidoreductase, translated as MERSYDLAVLKQKFKGKITTEEADLEKYSRDASIFEIHPQVVVSPLDSEDIKTLVRFAASSKPHSPEISLTVRAGGTDMTGGSINDSIIIDVAEHLNKIANLSEQSVETQPGVKFADLEPKLIAKNVIMPAYPVSKAWCAVGGMVGNNCGGEKTFKYGQAANYVAELDVVLADGNEYHIKPLSEAELQAKMAQQNFEGELYRKTYQLIQDNYRAIEDAKPTTSKNSSGYLLWDVWDGKTFDLTKLFVGSQGTLGIITNIKWKLVPLERGRQLVVFYLHELKLLGEIINHVNDLGPESFEMFDDHTFKLAIKYWPEIIRRMKGSTWKLIRQFLPDLWLWIKGDLPKLVLLAEFTGSTQEEADRKAQEAAHNIDQHFNLHARLSTNFEESQKYWGIRRESYNLLRKHNARKISAPFIEDIVVHPEQLPTFIPQLDAIMAKYPDFISTLAGHAGDANFHIVPLVDLSIPEHRKQLVWFSNEVFDLVLKYKGSMTAEHNDGLVRGPFLEHMFGSKIYEVFKEVKQIYDPLNIFNPHKKTDADMKYYTDHIRLH; from the coding sequence ATGGAACGATCTTATGATCTGGCCGTCTTGAAACAAAAGTTTAAAGGCAAAATAACAACCGAAGAAGCAGATTTAGAAAAATATTCTCGCGATGCGAGTATTTTTGAAATTCACCCGCAAGTAGTGGTATCCCCGCTGGACAGCGAAGACATTAAAACTTTGGTAAGATTCGCGGCCTCCTCAAAGCCTCACTCCCCCGAGATTTCCTTAACTGTGCGAGCCGGCGGCACCGACATGACCGGTGGCAGCATTAATGATTCCATTATCATTGACGTTGCCGAGCACCTAAATAAAATCGCGAATTTGTCCGAACAATCGGTCGAAACGCAACCGGGTGTAAAATTCGCCGATCTGGAACCAAAGCTAATTGCAAAAAATGTGATCATGCCAGCCTACCCTGTCTCTAAAGCCTGGTGCGCTGTTGGCGGCATGGTCGGCAATAACTGCGGCGGTGAGAAAACTTTTAAATACGGCCAAGCCGCTAATTATGTAGCGGAGCTAGATGTGGTCTTGGCAGACGGCAACGAATATCATATAAAGCCTTTAAGCGAAGCTGAGCTACAAGCAAAAATGGCTCAGCAAAATTTTGAAGGCGAATTGTACCGCAAAACCTATCAGCTCATTCAGGATAACTACCGCGCTATAGAGGATGCAAAGCCCACTACCTCCAAAAATTCCTCAGGATACCTCCTTTGGGATGTGTGGGACGGCAAAACTTTCGACCTCACAAAATTGTTTGTCGGATCACAGGGCACGCTGGGCATTATTACTAACATCAAGTGGAAACTGGTGCCTTTGGAGCGAGGCCGGCAATTAGTAGTGTTTTATTTGCACGAACTTAAACTGCTTGGCGAGATCATCAACCATGTAAACGATCTGGGTCCGGAGAGCTTTGAAATGTTCGACGACCATACCTTTAAGCTGGCAATTAAATACTGGCCCGAAATTATCCGTCGCATGAAAGGTTCTACCTGGAAACTCATTAGGCAATTCTTGCCAGACCTATGGCTTTGGATTAAAGGCGATTTGCCAAAACTAGTTTTGTTGGCAGAGTTCACCGGCAGCACTCAGGAAGAAGCCGATCGCAAAGCACAAGAGGCAGCGCATAACATAGACCAACATTTCAATCTTCATGCCCGCCTGAGCACCAATTTTGAAGAATCCCAGAAGTATTGGGGGATCCGGCGCGAGAGCTATAATTTGCTGCGCAAGCATAATGCCCGCAAAATAAGCGCGCCATTTATCGAAGATATTGTCGTGCATCCAGAGCAATTACCAACCTTCATTCCCCAACTGGACGCTATTATGGCCAAATATCCAGACTTTATTTCGACTTTAGCTGGCCATGCGGGCGATGCTAATTTCCATATCGTCCCGCTGGTAGACCTTTCTATACCTGAGCATCGCAAACAATTAGTCTGGTTTAGCAACGAAGTATTCGACCTGGTTCTCAAGTATAAGGGATCTATGACGGCAGAGCACAACGACGGGTTAGTACGCGGTCCGTTCTTAGAGCACATGTTTGGATCTAAAATTTATGAAGTATTCAAAGAAGTAAAGCAGATTTACGATCCGTTAAATATCTTTAACCCTCACAAAAAAACTGATGCCGATATGAAATATTACACAGACCATATCCGCCTGCATTAA
- a CDS encoding sigma-70 family RNA polymerase sigma factor gives MNSDQERIIELVRQTQSGDQAAFSALYDEFAQRIYAFIRIKVSGNVEQAEDILQDVFLKAWKGCKSLDLKDLNFSAWLYKVATNTINDYYRKIYREPKAVSIDEARDIAGEDDPAANASRGLEKYIVRETVDKLPPHFKEVIELRFFQDFSVAETARILGRESITVRVWQHRAVKQLQKLYKEQLVSVPSNNI, from the coding sequence ATGAACTCTGACCAAGAGAGAATAATAGAACTTGTCAGGCAGACTCAGTCGGGCGATCAGGCCGCATTTTCGGCCCTCTACGACGAATTTGCTCAGCGCATCTACGCTTTTATACGCATCAAGGTTTCCGGCAATGTCGAACAAGCCGAGGATATCTTGCAAGATGTATTCTTGAAAGCCTGGAAAGGCTGTAAGAGCTTGGATCTGAAGGACCTTAATTTTTCGGCGTGGCTTTATAAAGTCGCGACGAACACGATCAATGATTATTACCGCAAAATCTATCGCGAACCGAAAGCCGTCTCGATCGATGAAGCCCGCGACATCGCAGGTGAAGATGACCCTGCCGCTAATGCGAGCCGAGGACTTGAAAAATACATTGTCCGCGAAACGGTGGATAAATTACCTCCCCATTTTAAGGAAGTAATAGAGTTAAGATTCTTCCAGGATTTTTCCGTGGCCGAAACAGCTCGAATTTTGGGACGAGAGAGTATTACTGTCAGAGTGTGGCAACATCGCGCAGTGAAACAGCTCCAAAAACTTTATAAGGAGCAGCTTGTATCAGTCCCCTCAAACAATATATAG
- a CDS encoding DUF677 domain-containing protein, whose product MAPKHLKTKSPLTIGEKFTQWVGSPTSIAVHTVLFAAAFAFVLFGVDLNTVLLILTTAVSLEAIYLALFIQMSVNKNTQSLADVEEDIEEIAEDVEEIEKDIDEIQEDVEEMQEDVEGIEKDIDEIQEDVEEIEKDDEEDDLHDAATMKTLTELQGHVQKIMEEIQNLKEQKK is encoded by the coding sequence ATGGCGCCTAAGCATTTAAAAACCAAGAGCCCGTTAACTATTGGAGAAAAGTTTACCCAATGGGTCGGGTCACCAACTTCTATAGCTGTACACACTGTGTTGTTTGCGGCGGCTTTTGCGTTTGTGTTATTTGGTGTAGATTTAAACACTGTGTTGTTAATTTTAACAACCGCTGTTTCCTTAGAAGCAATCTATTTAGCTTTGTTCATTCAGATGTCTGTTAACAAGAATACTCAGAGCTTGGCGGATGTAGAAGAAGATATCGAAGAGATCGCGGAAGACGTAGAAGAGATCGAAAAGGATATTGATGAAATCCAGGAAGACGTGGAAGAAATGCAAGAAGATGTAGAGGGGATCGAAAAGGATATTGATGAGATTCAGGAGGACGTAGAAGAGATCGAAAAAGATGATGAAGAAGATGATCTCCATGATGCGGCTACCATGAAGACGTTAACCGAACTGCAAGGCCATGTCCAAAAGATCATGGAAGAAATTCAGAATTTAAAAGAGCAAAAGAAATAA
- a CDS encoding ferritin-like domain-containing protein, with product MTEQKTKIDLLIEQLQKNDFDPDPEISPQLAEIIQYFIVVESLVPVSYAPQLRFMPPYMYPKLRKFIDIWEMEEAKHGEVLRLYLQKHDYYVPPVSKKNLTWSYLYGFIGTILLAWPLWFISVGVYLVIGGANEATTSAGYWALMKRVENYPLLRQIIAAIQAEEVRHLDFYTKTAPSFLGTGLRRRLAEYALKKNWKPIGSRHGDSAKLVNLLLGPDTELSFYTRLRSYLARVDVSMPNVSDFVVDAIQKLKSDPSETI from the coding sequence ATGACTGAACAAAAGACTAAAATCGATTTGCTCATAGAGCAATTGCAAAAGAATGATTTCGATCCGGATCCGGAAATCTCCCCCCAGCTGGCCGAGATTATCCAATATTTTATAGTGGTGGAATCTCTGGTGCCGGTAAGCTATGCACCACAGTTGAGGTTCATGCCTCCGTACATGTATCCGAAGCTGCGAAAGTTTATCGATATATGGGAAATGGAAGAAGCTAAGCATGGCGAAGTGCTGAGGTTGTATCTGCAAAAACACGACTATTACGTCCCGCCTGTTAGCAAAAAAAATCTCACTTGGAGTTACCTGTATGGTTTTATCGGCACAATTTTGCTGGCATGGCCGTTATGGTTTATTTCTGTAGGGGTTTATCTGGTTATTGGCGGCGCTAATGAAGCTACTACCTCGGCCGGCTACTGGGCCCTGATGAAGAGAGTGGAGAATTACCCTTTACTTCGACAAATTATCGCGGCTATTCAGGCAGAAGAAGTTCGGCATCTGGATTTTTACACCAAAACTGCGCCCAGCTTTTTGGGTACGGGTTTGCGTCGTCGCTTGGCAGAGTACGCGCTTAAAAAAAATTGGAAGCCGATTGGCTCCCGTCACGGTGACAGTGCCAAGCTCGTCAACTTGCTTCTTGGTCCAGACACTGAGCTTAGTTTTTATACTAGGCTGCGCTCATATCTGGCTCGGGTAGATGTCTCAATGCCGAATGTAAGCGACTTCGTTGTTGATGCAATTCAAAAGCTCAAATCTGATCCATCAGAAACTATATAA
- a CDS encoding VCBS repeat domain-containing M23 family metallopeptidase: MKFKQILNICLLVVVALGFTIGASVQTARAQVTVFRTIVFPVIGAVSYYDDFGAPRSGGRSHEGNDLMGKKMLPLVAAVDGTVTNVNYPEADWGYAVTIRDSDGYTYHYLHINNDNPGTDDGKGDGKNAYAPDIQEGNKVVKGQLIGYMGDSGNAETTTAHLHFEIRAPGREPFSPYESLKAATKITTPVTNYPAQQNEILPYESFKGGANIATGNIDSDSDLEIATGAGATGGPLVKLFDKDGTAKGAWYAYGETFRGGVDVAMGDVDKDGQVEVITAAGPGGGPHIRIFKANGTVLKEFFAYDTKFRGGVHVASADVNNDGAADIITGAGPGGGPHVKVFSGADLTLIKEFLAYDGKFRGGVDVAAAKTASNTGAVITSPLAGGGPHIKIFNIDGTVAREFFAYDGNFNLGVRVSAGTLGSSGIRLAVVPATGGGPHMKTFNISDGVVQNSGLYGFESWWRGGYDVAFLDSRMLMSAMDGRRASLRSINLSSSSGGSGSGGSGSGGSGSGGSGGGWWWNN, encoded by the coding sequence ATGAAATTCAAACAAATACTCAATATATGTTTATTGGTAGTGGTGGCTCTGGGATTTACTATCGGCGCCAGTGTCCAGACTGCCCGAGCGCAAGTTACTGTTTTTCGAACTATAGTGTTCCCGGTAATTGGGGCAGTTAGCTACTATGACGATTTCGGTGCACCGCGCAGCGGAGGCCGAAGCCATGAGGGTAATGACCTGATGGGTAAAAAGATGCTCCCTTTGGTGGCGGCTGTAGATGGAACTGTCACGAATGTCAATTATCCGGAAGCTGACTGGGGATACGCGGTGACCATTCGTGATAGCGATGGTTATACTTATCATTACTTGCACATCAATAATGACAATCCAGGCACCGACGATGGTAAGGGTGACGGGAAGAACGCTTATGCGCCCGACATTCAAGAAGGAAATAAAGTAGTAAAGGGGCAGCTCATTGGTTATATGGGTGACAGTGGTAATGCCGAAACCACTACAGCTCACCTTCACTTTGAGATCCGCGCCCCTGGCCGCGAACCTTTTAGCCCTTATGAGAGCCTAAAGGCGGCAACCAAAATTACCACCCCTGTAACTAATTATCCCGCCCAGCAAAACGAAATTTTACCCTACGAAAGCTTTAAAGGCGGAGCTAATATCGCTACCGGGAATATAGATAGCGATAGTGATTTGGAAATAGCAACCGGCGCCGGTGCAACCGGTGGCCCTCTCGTTAAGCTTTTTGACAAAGACGGCACAGCTAAAGGCGCATGGTATGCCTACGGAGAAACTTTCCGCGGTGGCGTTGATGTTGCCATGGGCGATGTAGATAAAGATGGACAGGTTGAGGTTATTACTGCGGCGGGTCCTGGCGGCGGACCTCACATTAGAATATTTAAAGCCAATGGAACTGTGTTAAAAGAGTTTTTTGCTTACGATACTAAATTCCGCGGTGGCGTACATGTTGCCAGTGCAGATGTAAACAATGATGGCGCTGCAGATATTATTACTGGAGCAGGTCCTGGCGGCGGACCTCATGTAAAAGTTTTCTCGGGGGCAGACCTGACTTTAATTAAAGAATTTTTGGCCTATGACGGAAAGTTTCGCGGAGGGGTAGATGTAGCAGCTGCTAAAACTGCCAGCAATACCGGAGCGGTCATTACCAGCCCATTAGCCGGTGGCGGCCCACATATTAAGATTTTCAATATTGATGGTACCGTGGCGCGGGAATTCTTTGCTTACGACGGCAACTTTAATCTTGGAGTTAGGGTTAGCGCTGGGACATTAGGTTCATCCGGTATCCGTTTAGCCGTTGTACCTGCCACTGGAGGCGGCCCACATATGAAAACATTTAACATTAGCGACGGAGTGGTTCAAAATAGCGGCTTATACGGTTTCGAATCCTGGTGGCGCGGCGGTTATGATGTAGCGTTCTTGGATAGCCGAATGCTAATGAGCGCAATGGATGGACGCAGGGCTAGCTTGAGGTCTATTAATTTATCTTCCTCATCCGGCGGTAGTGGATCCGGAGGTAGTGGCTCCGGTGGCTCTGGCAGCGGCGGTTCCGGCGGGGGATGGTGGTGGAACAACTAA